The Vitis vinifera cultivar Pinot Noir 40024 chromosome 1, ASM3070453v1 DNA segment GATTTAGAGAGAGACTGAAATTAGAAAGCCCGAGAGAGCTCATATGAAAAACAAGGGACCGAGCATAAGAGGAGAGAGAAAGCAGAAGGAGACAGTGCTGTTGAAGGTGCAGCTTTTTGGAGTATTGCGTCGGACTTGGTGTCATCGATATGTAGTTATATATTTTCTGTAGTGtgagaaagagaaaaggaaggATACGGTGATCGGCGGAGGAAGATCTCCCCCTCTATATCTCTATATGTATCCTGCTTTCTTGTCATTTATACCAGCTTTTGGGTTGGAGAGAAGAGAATCAAGAAAACTTGGTTTCGCAGGTCACAAATTCTCAAAGAATTGAAATAGGTACGtgccattttcaattttttttttcttctcgtGCTCTGTTTGCCGGCTCGCATTTCCGGTTCTGGAttgttcttgattttctttgctTTGGGCATTTCGTGGAGGTGGGGATTTCAGGATCTTGTAATTTTGTTTGTGCttattgtttgttttggtttttggaCTTTTGCTTATGAATATTTCTGGTGATTAATGCTTTCTCTTGGTTGTTCCGGGTGCTTGTTGCTGGTTTGGATTTGCTTGGTTATGGGGTCTATGTCATcttaattcaaagtttttttaGCCCAATCTTGTGTTCTTTCGTGTCTTCTCCTCTGCTTTTGTCCATATGGTTTCAATAGCTTGATATGGATCATGGTCCCCAAATCCCCATCACATAAAAACCTCTTTTTGTCGTGGTTTAGGTTTCTTGTTTCGCCTTAATCAACATTCTTGGTATCTGGGTTAAGCTGGTCTTCTTGTAGTTATGggtcttgttttttttaacgccttttcttttctctatgtgcccatttttcctttcattgCTCACTTACAATCCATCCTTGCAGGCTTCTCTGAATCCCCTTTTAATACCACTTAGGGAGTGTCTGTGCACATATCCTTGTAGTTTTAATTTGGTTGGTTCTCTTAACATGACTTTTAATTTAACTTggtaaatttaatttctcaGAGACCAATATGAGCTTTTCACAGGACATGGATGATGAGTATGAGAAACTTATTCGAAGAATGAACCCACCAAGGTGTGTGATTTCattgtcatcatcttcttcttattcttccTCCATGTGTTTTAAAGTCACTTGAAATTCTTTCTTAAACTAATCTTGAGATTCACCTCCTTGTCACTTACCTTCTTGTCAGGGTTGTAATTGATAATGAAACCTGCAAGAATGCTAGTGTGATACGGGTCTGCTTTCATCTCCTCTTTTTGTGTACTCTTCACTGTGATTATAGGCCtttttccttcatggggatTTTTTGGTAGTTACTTCCATTTTATGAGGCAGGTGGACAGTGCAAACAAACATGGAATACTTCTCGAAGTTGTACAAGTCCTTATTGATCTTAACCTTATTATAACTAAAGCTTATATATCTTCTGATGGTGGATGGTTCATGGATGGTAAGAAcctttagggttttttttaattgaattaatttttttccctcttaCAATTTATTTGTGAgtgagaattaattttttttcattttcgcTAGTCTTTAATGTTACTGATCAAGATGGAAACAAGATTACAGATGAAGAGATTTTAGATTATATCCAAAAGGTGGGCGTGTGATTAATTGGTTATCCATGTGAATTTACTTTAGTCATTCTCTGCTTTTGGGTTAATACCCATCtgatttccttcatttttagTCACTGGGTTCGGATGCATGCTTCATATCTTCAATGAGAAGATCTGTTGGTGTTATACCTTCCACAGACCACACTTCAATTGAGTTGACTGGAAGTGACAGGCCAGGACTACTTTCAGAGGTGAGTGCTGTCCTAACCCACCTAAAATGCAGTGTGGTGAATGCTGAGGTTTGGACCCACAACACCCGGGCTGCAGCCGTGATGCACGTAACGGATGAGGAAACTGGCTGTGCTATTACTGACCCTGAAAGACTCTCTAAGGTCAAGCAACTTCTGTGCAATGTACTTAAGGGCAGCAATAAATCAAGGGAAGCTAAGACTGTGGTCTCTCATGGGGTCACCCACACTGAGAGGAGGCTTCACCAGATGATGTTTGCTGATCGGGACTATGAAAGAATCTATAATGATGGCTCAGATGAGGCCCAAAGACCAAATGTGAATGTTGTTAATTGGTATGACAAAGATTATTCGGTGGTCACTATCAGGAGTAAGGATCGGCCAAAGCTTCTCTTTGATACTGTTTGCACTTTGACTGACATGCAATATGTGGTTTTCCATGCAAATGTTGATGCTGAGGGGCCTGAAGCTTATCAGGTATGCAAAGATTATCCTTTTCTGTGTATAGATATACAAGTGCTTTGCGGGGAGGAGAGCAGGATGAGCTTCATtaagccttttttcttttttcctttttttttttttttttttgtgtctcTGAGTAGTTTAGactgaaataattttttggatgCCTCTGAAGGAATACTATATCAGGCATATAGATGGGTCTCCTGTGAAATCAGATGCGGAGAGACAGAGAGTGATTCAATGTCTTGAAGCAGCCATTGAGAGAAGAGTATCTGAGGTTAGGACTCTGCCATATGTCTCTGTTAAGAAACACAACAATGCCTTTTGTTTCCACTTGCCACTGGTTTACAAGAATGGTGTATTTGGGCATATTGATAGTTGCTTCATGTAGATAGAATTCAATATTTGTTTTCAGcttcaaaacattttaagacaccaaaatatttggaaaatattttgagCTATATTTGCTCTTTCTtccccccattttttttctgCCATCTTTTTTTATCTAGAGTCTTTAAAAATGGTAATAATGTAGGTCTGATCACCAGTTATTAGTTAACAAGCCCTGTTTAAAATTACAATATACTGCTTGCGCAGGGGAGTGATATTTTCTTTACATTAAAGTGTATGATTGAGTGGGACTTGAACAATCTGTTGATTCTTTGTTTAAATCATCATTAAACCCATACGCTCCATATGAGGAACTCGTCTCATATTGCATTCCTTTTCTTGATTATGCTTCCATACATATATTCGTATGTCTAAAAGGGTGATGCACCTGGTTCTTTTTGTGATTGAGTTTCATTGTTCAAAGAATATAGTTGTATGTTAGAATGTTAAGCTTGGCTGAAAAGAGATGTTTCTCCAAcatcttttgttgtttttcactcctaataaattattttgacaaTTTATTTATCCAGAGTTAATTCTTTGATAAATGATCACTATGAGTGAGACTATAAAATTTGATCAAATCCTTTTTCTGTCGTGAAGGTGGAGAACTTGACCTaccattctatttttttattttcattcaggGATTGAAGCTTGAATTGTGCACTACGGACAGAGTTGGGCTGCTATCTGATGTCACTCGCATCTTCCGTGAGAATAGCCTCTCAGTCACCAGGGCTGAAGTTACAACTAGAGCAGGCAAAGCTGTTAATACATTCCATGTTCGTGATGCATCCGGTTATCCTGTTGATGCTAAGACTATTGATTCCATCCGGGAAGCAATTGGCCAGACTATCCTCCAAGTGAAAGGCAGCCCTGAAGAGATAAAACAAATTCCTCAAGAATCTCCAACCAGATTCCTCCTTGTGGGTCTCTTCAGGTCCAGATAATATTGTAATTTTGGATTGTTCAAGTCATAGtcttcaaagaaatttattatagCTCCCTCTCCAATGAACGTTGAGACCCCGCAGCTGCAAGCTCCAGCACGAATCTAGGCCTTTTTAGCGAGTTTAAAATCATGTCTCAAAAGAAGAGGATCACATAATGAAAGTGCCTGTAAATTTGTGCCACTAGCTCACCCTAGCTTATTTTAAAGAGTGAATCCTACCTTTGTACATAGTAATCATGcagtttcatcaaattcttttgCTATCATCATATCTCCTACACTATTTTTCGTTATACTTCTATGAGCTGTTGCTCTTACATCGTGTGATGTTAGTGTGAAGACTAAAAAGCTTGCATTTTGACTTCAATAGAGTGATTGGTGGCGTGGTGAGGAAAGAGTAAACACAGAGCAGCAAACCCAGGAAGAAGGATCATGTTGTTAAGAAAAGTTTGGCATGTGTTCGACTAGTTGAAGCCACTAACTTGGACCACCCCAGCCAACCCTTGTTCACTTATTAGAAGGGTCAAGGGTGAAGGATCACATGTCGGTAGCCATGACTTtaattattaagttttaccTGTACTGGATTCGAATCTTCAGCGTTGCTGTCTGATGTAGACTGGCATTTGGACAATAGGTTAATTTTCTCCATGAGACCTCATTGTATTTGTCTCTAAGCTGGCTCCAGCATGTGCTGCCTGACTTTTCACTTCAGGAAGTATCTAAGTATCTACTATCTACCACATCCATGATCCATGTCATCTAAACctgataaaattaattcttgCCACCAAAGACTGATATAATTTCAGCTTTCAAGAGCCAACCCTGCTGTTCTccagttgaaacttgaaatagTGGAATTAAAAGGGTTCTGAGCCATCCTTTTTGACCTATGAACGCCTAAAGCCGCCACAACCACCTCATCAAAGCttggaaatagaaaaagaatcGCACACCCACACCCATACTCCTTGGTCACGTTATGTCTCGCTTCCCCAGTCCCCACCACCCCCCTTGATTGGGAGGATAATTATTGGTTGGTGTGCAAAAAGATGATGTGGGGGTGCTGCCACATGGCTTCTCATACTCTGTCTGAGTGGTGCCACCCCAAGGGGTGTTGATGGATAAATGAATTTTATGATTAAGCATATTAATGAttataagtaataaattaacTAGGATGACTTATCACAAATTTTATGCATCGAGAGAAAATTTTGGGTTAGTTTTGTCTTTGTTTATGTTAGAATGAAGCATGATTTAACATCCTATTCGTGCGATATAGCTAGTATTTCCACTATCATTCGTATCGAAATGAATAGTTGACCATGTTTTAACAATCAGTAACTCTCACCACGCTCCTTTAGCCTTTTAGGAATACAGTTCATCTGCATTTTGACAAAACCTAAAATTTCCTTGCTCAATCAAAATAGATGTTTCAACTAGGAGATGCTTGCTTGATTCCACAAACCCACTTGTGCAATTTGTAAACCTTTTACTCTTAATCCCCAACAAGGAGCCCATTAGTTGCATCATGCAAATGTATTCCTCAAAATAGCCATTTTAGAATTTATCATCCTCTCTATTTTCCGATTTTTGTAGTCAAAATGTGCTTTAGTATTGATAAAGTGTATTTAACCCTCCTTTTGTTTAATTACAATTTAGAATActctacaaaaaaattaaaatgcctAAAATTTGttactaaaaataatgaattcttTAATAACATGTTTATACTctacaataaaaattaaaaatacctaaaatttgttataaaaaaataacctATTCTTtaataacatgtttttaaaattttagaaattttttaaaaataaaaacacatttagTGACCTTGCCCCAACTTTGAGTCCTAAGACATTTATAAAGATGACAATAGGGTGAGTTTAAGATGAAGTATATATATCTCAACTTCTTTGAATTATTCAAACGGATCCTCATTCttatccaaataaataaataaattaaactaaatggAACTAGACGGGTATGAAAATTTCTAATACTCTTCACTAGGCatgtttagtttttttctttcaaaattttcttttttaaaattttaattatattaaaaataatataatttataaataaataaatattgtaaatttttataattaatttaatgacaaatagttttttattttatatgttgaaAGTTTGTAAATTTAGATTATGATGCACCCGAAGAGGGTCTATAAGTGTCTACTTCTTTTtagctcaatttttttttttttaattccttcaaTATTTAGgaagtagaaaaaaaatcaagagacAACAATATTTACTTGGAAAACAACTCATATAGTCTTACATAGAATATGCAGATTTAAAAATCATGAGGTTAGAGACTGCAAATCACAAATTCATCATTGAAAAAACAATACTTACTTTTAGTTGGGAGACATTATTCCTAAGTTTTACTTCCCAATAACAACATTGATTTTCACCTCCACAATGTAATACTACATGTGTTCCCAGTAGAGTTACCTCAACACTGAAAGGATgtaaatctttttttctttttttttttaactcaaagaATACAAAGACAAACTTTTAAGCGTTTCTGGACATAGGGAAAGCTAAAATAGGCTTTTCAATGTTTgcatcaagaaaacaaaaacatttttggCATGATATTATGTCacaccccaaaacccactcaaagaacatgacggtcatttcacacctcaagctcAAAGGGTCAAAGTGGAAATGACATAAACATTcatattataattgaaaatttaccaattaccaaattatTGTTTAGAGTAGTAagataaaattctaaaatctccaagtattaactttaaaaaaagacTAACACACAGAGtcttattgtccaaataactctaaattcaaataatttaaatgggaattaaattttaatatctaaacaatgtccaaaataaagtttgaatcaaaatcctaacaaagaaaaatttctcaacctagccatcactcctcgctCGGACTGAGAGTACCTAAAAAATCATCAACGAAAGGGCATGAGCttaaagctcaataaggaacatcaatacagtttcataaatcaaacaattttaattataattataaacaagagatataacatatatgcattttcataaaaaaacttttgagttaaacatgctaatatattaaaaaaatttcaacaaaactttGTTATATccaattcaaaacaatttctcatcgaaaccaaatcaaatacattcaaaatatttttactctgattatcaaaaaaacaaatggtgCTCAATTAGGTGGGATTTCACAAATGAgtgactagtttcaaatttgttctagttaaggtgaacaaaaccaaatgtaaacaattataacccattgactaggGCCATAAAGTCCACTATTATAACctgttgactagggtcataaggtcaactattataatccATTGACCAGGaccatataatatcaactattataactcgTTGATTAGGGTCGAATATGTCAataattataacccgttgactagggtcataggAACCATAGTCAAAcattttatttcactaattcaaacttgcaaaacaaaatatcatatcttcaaaaattttcatttttcgtaaacaaagaagattctcaaatataattttcatacaaaacacatatttaaTCCATacgaaaagataaaaataatatttttacacatttcaaaatacaatataaaaagaaaattttttttttatataaaaatctacattaatttcccttacctcgaagaagcactcaaaaacttgaagtatttagcttgacgaatttactcctcacctaacataatattgattattgattatttatctaaatatgtaaatttgacaatcttaaaaatattttatttagtatcagggatcctaattaatttatcatattaatattatcaCCATCCAATATTAGtttcaacttcctaaacaataatttatttcttttttctaacttatctaaactagatcttttaataatatttatttgcattacactattattactatttaatttatttcttgtttctaacttatctaaattaaatcttttatgaatatttatttgcattaaactattattattgttatttaaatCTCATACCGCATctttcatcaattttatttatttattatttttttctctaaagtcaaaacttttaACCTCCATACTCacaaattttatgtaattttcacaTCCGAAactatataacttttttttttttatctatatctattcattaaaatttgttcaatttccaataataaatcaaactatgttcataaatttttaatctttttaacctagaaattaattaaacaaactctaatcaaaattgagatattccaaagaatatctaaagtgttcaaaactaattaacaaatataaaatattaactagggttagaatcttacctggaAAAATCTGAACTTCAAACTCTAGACCTCCAAACCTTTAGCCCTACGTTCTCCAATTCTCTGATTTTTGGTTAATAAAGTTTTCTGAATAAGAAAGATAAgaagaaaatctaatttatacatAGGATTGTTAATTGTAAAAGGACTCTTTtacctttaatgagtttaattaattaattaatttttaatttactattttgcttctaaagtttattttggaGCGTTACATCATCCcttccttaacaaaagtttagtcctctaaacttaaCGTATataaatcttcaaataatgATGATGTTTTTCTCTATCTCCTTTTCTAATTCCTGAATGACCTCTTGAATACTAAGATTGCATCACTAAACCTTTATCAACTTGGCAATAATAGAttgcaattttaattttattattatttttttaatcacgCACCACATAAGCATAAAACCCTTAACAACCCTTCCTAAGCAAGGAACCAACCCATAAAGCTAAGATCATACACAATGGTCTAATCACATGTTTTCCCTCAAAACTAAACTTGAGCTTACCAGAAATGTGGAAAGTCACACTTTTCCTAAAACAATCAACATAGACATAGCAGGAAACTAACAAATCTATCACCAAAATCTTGAATATTAGGGAGTACTAAGTCAATTGACATCTTTctataaccaatcatcacaaGACAACCTCTAAACATTATAACTTATATTAAATGAAACCAAAACTTAAACTAATGTGTCACTCATCTATCCCCAATTTAAACCAATTCAAGTTCCTAACAAAATCATAACCTAGTGCTCTGATGCCACTTGTAACGACCTGCTCTCAACCGTGTAAATATTGTCTGATTTGGACCCAAAGGGGtcctcatggctttaaaacgcgtctacagAGTTATGAGGAGTCCATATTTATATAGCACAAGAAACTTccccccctatccgatgtgggatgtcacaaataCCCCCCATGTAGACATAacatcctcgttgtgtcccacggGATTGTGAggccaaatagacaaacactcttacaaggccaaacaaaccccacacCGAGGTTGAGGAtcaactttgataccatttgtaacgactcgctctcaaccgtgtagatattgtccgctttggacccaaatgggtcctcatggctttaaaacgcgtctacaggGTTAAaaggagtccatacttatatactGTCAAGAACTTTCC contains these protein-coding regions:
- the LOC100259472 gene encoding ACT domain-containing protein ACR4 isoform X2, whose translation is MSFSQDMDDEYEKLIRRMNPPRVVIDNETCKNASVIRVDSANKHGILLEVVQVLIDLNLIITKAYISSDGGWFMDVFNVTDQDGNKITDEEILDYIQKSLGSDACFISSMRRSVGVIPSTDHTSIELTGSDRPGLLSEVSAVLTHLKCSVVNAEVWTHNTRAAAVMHVTDEETGCAITDPERLSKVKQLLCNVLKGSNKSREAKTVVSHGVTHTERRLHQMMFADRDYERIYNDGSDEAQRPNVNVVNWYDKDYSVVTIRSKDRPKLLFDTVCTLTDMQYVVFHANVDAEGPEAYQGLKLELCTTDRVGLLSDVTRIFRENSLSVTRAEVTTRAGKAVNTFHVRDASGYPVDAKTIDSIREAIGQTILQVKGSPEEIKQIPQESPTRFLLVGLFRSR
- the LOC100259472 gene encoding ACT domain-containing protein ACR4 isoform X1 — its product is MSFSQDMDDEYEKLIRRMNPPRVVIDNETCKNASVIRVDSANKHGILLEVVQVLIDLNLIITKAYISSDGGWFMDVFNVTDQDGNKITDEEILDYIQKSLGSDACFISSMRRSVGVIPSTDHTSIELTGSDRPGLLSEVSAVLTHLKCSVVNAEVWTHNTRAAAVMHVTDEETGCAITDPERLSKVKQLLCNVLKGSNKSREAKTVVSHGVTHTERRLHQMMFADRDYERIYNDGSDEAQRPNVNVVNWYDKDYSVVTIRSKDRPKLLFDTVCTLTDMQYVVFHANVDAEGPEAYQEYYIRHIDGSPVKSDAERQRVIQCLEAAIERRVSEGLKLELCTTDRVGLLSDVTRIFRENSLSVTRAEVTTRAGKAVNTFHVRDASGYPVDAKTIDSIREAIGQTILQVKGSPEEIKQIPQESPTRFLLVGLFRSR